A stretch of Janibacter endophyticus DNA encodes these proteins:
- the serA gene encoding phosphoglycerate dehydrogenase translates to MKALLLENIHACAAEALTQAGFEVETRSGALDESELIDALEGVDLLGIRSKTTVTAEALRARPELKAIGAFCIGTNQIDLNAAAQAGTVVFNAPFSNTRSVVELAMAEIIAMARHLTDKNAALHAGVWDKSAKGAHEVRGRTLGIVGYGNIGSQLSVIAEAFGMHVYYYDVEDKLPLGNARRCESLDELLRSCETITLHVDGRAGNAGVFGAEQFAQMRPRSLFLNLSRGFVVDLESLRDHLVSGHIAGAAVDVFPEEPKSAGDPFVSILQGLPNVILTPHVGGSTEEAQYDIGRYVSGKLREYAQTGATTMSVNVPAVALSKSPGDTRILHLHRNVPGVLARVNTLLSEGGANIDSQHLSTKGELGYAVTDLNGALPGGVEQRLREMDETIEVRVIVGE, encoded by the coding sequence GTGAAGGCCCTGCTGCTCGAGAACATCCATGCGTGCGCCGCCGAGGCGCTGACCCAGGCCGGCTTCGAGGTCGAGACCCGCTCCGGCGCGCTCGACGAGAGCGAGCTGATCGACGCCCTCGAGGGCGTCGACCTCCTCGGCATCCGCTCCAAGACGACCGTGACGGCCGAGGCGCTCCGGGCTCGGCCCGAGCTCAAGGCCATCGGCGCCTTCTGCATCGGCACCAACCAGATCGACCTCAACGCGGCTGCTCAGGCCGGCACCGTGGTCTTCAACGCGCCCTTCTCCAACACCCGCTCGGTCGTCGAGCTCGCCATGGCCGAGATCATCGCGATGGCCCGTCACCTCACCGACAAGAACGCCGCGCTCCACGCGGGCGTCTGGGACAAGTCGGCGAAGGGGGCGCACGAGGTCCGCGGGCGGACCCTCGGCATCGTCGGGTACGGCAACATCGGCAGCCAGCTCTCGGTCATCGCCGAGGCCTTCGGCATGCACGTCTACTACTACGACGTCGAGGACAAGCTGCCGCTCGGCAACGCCCGCCGCTGCGAGTCGCTCGACGAGCTCCTCCGCTCCTGCGAGACGATCACGCTCCACGTCGACGGCCGAGCAGGCAACGCCGGGGTCTTCGGGGCCGAGCAGTTCGCCCAGATGCGCCCGCGCAGCCTCTTCCTCAACCTCTCCCGCGGCTTCGTCGTCGACCTCGAGTCGCTCCGCGATCACCTCGTGAGCGGCCACATCGCGGGCGCCGCCGTCGACGTCTTCCCCGAGGAGCCGAAGTCCGCGGGCGACCCCTTCGTCTCGATCCTCCAGGGGCTGCCCAACGTCATCCTCACCCCGCACGTCGGCGGGTCGACCGAGGAAGCCCAGTACGACATCGGCCGGTACGTCTCCGGCAAGCTCCGCGAGTACGCCCAGACCGGCGCGACGACCATGTCCGTCAACGTCCCTGCCGTGGCGCTCAGCAAGTCCCCCGGCGACACCCGGATCCTGCACCTGCACCGCAACGTCCCCGGCGTCCTCGCCCGGGTAAACACCCTGCTCTCCGAGGGCGGCGCGAACATCGACAGCCAGCACCTCTCGACCAAGGGCGAGCTCGGTTACGCCGTCACCGACCTCAACGGCGCCCTGCCTGGCGGCGTCGAGCAGCGGCTCCGCGAGATGGACGAGACCATCGAGGTCCGGGTCATCGTCGGCGAGTAG
- a CDS encoding P1 family peptidase: MDLAPPGPLDAITDLPGLRVGHATRDEPGWLTGTTVVVPPVGTVGGVDVRGGGPGTRETDLLDPRHAVDAVDAVVLSGGSAFGLASAEGAMAALADDGRGWPAGPEEGQVVPIVPAAIVFDLGRGGAWRHHPGAHDGRAAYLAASDGPVDEGGVGAGTGARAGGLKGGVGTASAVLPDGTTVGALVVVNAVGSPLAADGTLLAAPLLTDEERATLPAPDPGRVAAYWDERAAETAALRAGTATTIGVVATDATLAKAGCGMLARVAHDGLARALSPVHTAFDGDTIFALATGSRPAPDPFVLVALQTEAARCISRAIAHAILAAQSVDRTADGGAHLLSYRDAITADLPHP; encoded by the coding sequence ATGGACCTCGCACCCCCGGGACCGCTCGACGCCATCACCGACCTGCCCGGCCTCCGGGTCGGCCACGCGACCCGCGACGAACCGGGCTGGCTCACCGGGACGACGGTCGTCGTGCCCCCGGTCGGGACGGTCGGCGGCGTCGACGTGCGCGGCGGCGGTCCGGGGACCCGGGAGACCGACCTCCTCGACCCCCGTCACGCGGTCGACGCGGTGGACGCGGTCGTGCTGAGCGGCGGCAGCGCCTTCGGTCTTGCCTCGGCCGAAGGCGCGATGGCCGCCCTCGCGGACGACGGCCGGGGCTGGCCGGCCGGCCCGGAGGAGGGTCAGGTCGTGCCGATCGTCCCGGCCGCGATCGTCTTCGACCTCGGGCGCGGTGGCGCCTGGCGGCACCACCCGGGGGCGCACGACGGCCGGGCGGCCTACCTCGCCGCCTCCGACGGTCCGGTGGACGAAGGGGGTGTCGGCGCCGGCACGGGTGCCCGCGCCGGGGGGCTCAAGGGTGGCGTCGGCACGGCGAGCGCGGTCCTGCCGGACGGCACGACGGTCGGAGCGCTCGTCGTCGTCAACGCAGTCGGCTCACCCCTGGCCGCGGACGGGACCCTCCTCGCCGCTCCCCTGCTCACCGACGAGGAGCGGGCCACCCTCCCTGCGCCGGACCCTGGCCGGGTCGCGGCGTACTGGGACGAGCGGGCCGCCGAGACCGCGGCGCTCCGCGCGGGGACGGCCACGACGATCGGGGTTGTCGCCACCGACGCGACCCTCGCCAAGGCGGGGTGCGGGATGCTCGCCCGGGTCGCCCACGACGGGCTGGCCCGCGCGCTCTCCCCCGTGCACACCGCCTTCGACGGGGACACGATCTTCGCCCTGGCCACGGGCAGCCGCCCGGCACCCGACCCCTTCGTCCTGGTGGCCCTGCAGACCGAGGCGGCCCGCTGCATCAGCCGAGCGATCGCCCACGCGATCCTCGCGGCGCAGTCCGTCGACCGCACCGCGGACGGCGGCGCCCACCTCCTGAGCTACCGCGATGCGATCACCGCGGACCTCCCCCACCCCTGA
- a CDS encoding aspartate/glutamate racemase family protein produces MKLLGVIGGMGWSATAEYYRLLNDGVESRLGGLHSARVLLHSVDFEPVTAAENAGDWASMAEQLTAAARSLEAGGADCFIIAANTMHAVADEVAASVDIPFLHIAKVAAEHVEQARQRTVGLLATATTMNADFYTGPLRERGLEVILPTEEERPEIDAMIYDELVHGVINDASRKRFRQVMQGLVDRGAEGVVLAGTELGLLLEADDCPVPMHDTTVLHVEGCLDWMLSD; encoded by the coding sequence ATGAAGCTCCTGGGTGTCATCGGTGGCATGGGCTGGTCGGCGACGGCCGAGTACTACCGGCTCCTCAACGACGGGGTGGAGTCGCGCCTGGGCGGCCTGCACTCCGCGCGGGTCCTGCTGCACAGCGTCGACTTCGAGCCGGTGACGGCGGCGGAGAACGCTGGGGACTGGGCATCGATGGCCGAGCAGCTCACCGCGGCGGCCCGCTCGCTCGAGGCCGGCGGCGCCGACTGCTTCATCATCGCCGCCAACACGATGCACGCCGTCGCCGACGAGGTCGCCGCAAGCGTCGACATCCCCTTCCTGCACATCGCCAAGGTCGCCGCCGAGCACGTCGAGCAGGCGCGCCAGCGGACCGTGGGCCTGCTCGCGACGGCGACGACGATGAACGCCGACTTCTACACCGGCCCGCTGCGCGAGCGCGGTCTCGAGGTCATCCTCCCCACCGAGGAGGAGCGCCCGGAGATCGACGCGATGATCTACGACGAGCTCGTCCACGGGGTCATCAACGACGCGTCGCGCAAGCGTTTTCGCCAGGTGATGCAGGGGCTCGTCGATCGCGGCGCCGAGGGTGTCGTGCTCGCCGGGACCGAGCTCGGCCTGCTGCTCGAGGCCGACGACTGCCCGGTGCCGATGCACGACACGACCGTGCTGCACGTCGAGGGCTGCCTCGACTGGATGCTCAGCGACTGA
- a CDS encoding dipeptidase encodes MPSTDTTGIRVLDGHNDLPWHHRELAGHDLDRCDISEHQPALHTDLPRMRAGGLAAQLWSVWVPCELQGEAAVAATHEQIDFVEAMCARYDEMVLARTAADVEAAWADGRHAALIGMEGGHSIDESLEHLEAFAARGARYLTLTHNDNTPWADSATDERVHGGLTDFGREVVRRMNALGMMVDLSHVSAETMHQALDTTSRPVVFSHSGARAVTDHPRNVPDDVLTRIPGNGGVVMANVVPKFVNQARADEVLGRTDIVPDPVATVADVVAHLTHLREVVGIEHVGIGADYDGVDETPVGLEDVATYPVLLAALAEQGWSRADLEALAHGNILRVLRDTEA; translated from the coding sequence ATGCCGAGCACCGACACCACCGGGATCCGCGTCCTCGATGGCCACAACGACCTGCCGTGGCACCACCGCGAGCTCGCCGGCCACGACCTCGACCGTTGTGACATCTCCGAGCACCAGCCCGCGCTGCACACCGACCTGCCGCGGATGCGTGCGGGCGGCCTCGCAGCTCAGCTGTGGTCGGTCTGGGTGCCATGCGAGCTCCAGGGCGAGGCCGCGGTGGCCGCGACGCACGAGCAGATCGACTTCGTCGAGGCGATGTGCGCCCGCTACGACGAGATGGTGCTGGCGCGCACGGCAGCCGACGTCGAGGCGGCCTGGGCGGACGGGCGCCACGCGGCGCTCATCGGCATGGAGGGCGGACACTCGATCGACGAGAGCCTCGAGCACCTCGAGGCCTTCGCCGCGCGGGGCGCGCGCTACCTGACCCTGACGCACAACGACAACACGCCGTGGGCCGACTCGGCGACCGACGAGCGGGTGCACGGCGGGCTGACCGACTTCGGCCGCGAGGTCGTGCGGCGGATGAACGCGCTCGGGATGATGGTCGACCTGAGCCACGTGAGCGCCGAGACGATGCACCAGGCGCTCGATACGACCTCACGGCCCGTCGTCTTCAGCCACTCCGGCGCGCGGGCGGTCACCGACCACCCGCGCAACGTGCCCGACGACGTGCTCACCCGCATCCCCGGCAACGGGGGAGTGGTCATGGCCAACGTCGTGCCGAAGTTCGTCAACCAGGCCCGCGCCGACGAGGTCCTCGGCCGCACCGACATCGTGCCCGACCCGGTCGCGACGGTCGCCGACGTCGTCGCCCACCTCACGCACCTGCGCGAGGTCGTGGGCATAGAGCACGTCGGCATCGGCGCGGACTACGACGGCGTCGACGAGACCCCCGTCGGGCTCGAGGACGTCGCGACCTACCCGGTGCTGCTCGCCGCGCTCGCCGAGCAGGGCTGGTCGCGGGCCGACCTCGAGGCGCTGGCGCACGGCAACATCCTGCGCGTGCTCCGCGACACCGAGGCCTGA
- a CDS encoding WhiB family transcriptional regulator has product MADLGHLPGPVAELWEWQYEGRCRSTDTDAFYHPEGERGAARRLRVAAAKEICGACPVIERCREHALATREAFGVWGGLSEDERDTLLATRAELAG; this is encoded by the coding sequence ATGGCCGACCTGGGACACCTGCCGGGACCTGTCGCCGAGCTCTGGGAGTGGCAGTACGAGGGGCGCTGCCGCTCCACCGACACCGACGCCTTCTACCACCCGGAGGGTGAGCGCGGCGCGGCTCGCCGCCTCCGGGTCGCCGCCGCGAAGGAGATCTGCGGCGCCTGCCCCGTCATCGAGCGGTGCCGTGAGCACGCCCTCGCCACCCGCGAGGCCTTCGGCGTCTGGGGCGGCCTCTCGGAGGACGAGCGCGACACCCTCCTCGCCACCCGCGCCGAGCTCGCCGGCTGA
- the guaB gene encoding IMP dehydrogenase, translating into MALGSSSGPLDSTPEHDPFAKVGLTYDDVLLLPGYSELAPNDLDTTTRLTREITLRTPLVSAAMDTVTESRMAIAMARQGGIGVLHRNLSIQDQAYQVDLVKRTQTGMVTNPITIGPDATLEDLDNLCGEYRVSGLPVVDPDNVLIGIITNRDLRFTPVAEWTTTLVRDVMTPMPLITAPVGISREDATTLLRQHKRERLPIVDEGGHLAGLITVKDFVKSEQFPNASKDGQGRLLVGAAIGYYGDAWERATTLIDAGVDVLVADTAHGHVRMLLEMVQRLKSDPATKHVQVIGGNVATTEGAQAFVDAGVDAVKVGVGPGSICTTRIVTGVGAPQVTAVYDASLACRPAGVPVIADGGMQHSGEIAKAIVAGAEAVMVGSLLAGCEESPGELIFVNGKQFKAYRGMGSLGAMSSRGKKSYSKDRYFQAEVESDDQIVPEGVEGRVAYRGALSAVTHQMMGGLRQSMFYVGARTIPELQEKGRFVRITSASLKESHPHNLQGIVEAPNYSVGG; encoded by the coding sequence ATGGCTCTCGGTTCCTCCTCCGGTCCCCTCGACTCGACGCCTGAGCACGACCCCTTCGCCAAGGTGGGTCTGACCTACGACGACGTCCTGCTCCTGCCCGGCTACAGCGAGCTCGCGCCGAACGATCTCGACACGACGACCCGGCTGACCCGTGAGATCACGCTGCGCACGCCCCTCGTCTCCGCCGCGATGGACACGGTGACGGAGTCGCGGATGGCGATCGCGATGGCCCGCCAGGGCGGCATCGGTGTGCTGCACCGCAACCTCTCGATCCAGGACCAGGCGTACCAGGTCGACCTCGTGAAGCGGACCCAGACCGGCATGGTGACCAACCCGATCACCATCGGCCCCGACGCGACCCTCGAGGATCTCGACAACCTCTGCGGCGAGTACCGCGTCTCCGGCCTGCCGGTCGTCGACCCGGACAACGTGCTCATCGGCATCATCACCAACCGTGACCTGCGTTTCACCCCGGTCGCCGAGTGGACGACGACCCTCGTCCGCGACGTCATGACGCCGATGCCGCTCATCACGGCGCCCGTCGGCATCAGCCGCGAGGACGCGACCACCCTGCTGCGGCAGCACAAGCGCGAGCGGCTCCCGATCGTCGACGAGGGCGGCCACCTCGCCGGTCTCATCACGGTCAAGGACTTCGTCAAGAGCGAGCAGTTTCCCAACGCGAGCAAGGACGGCCAGGGGCGCCTCCTCGTCGGCGCCGCCATCGGCTACTACGGCGACGCGTGGGAGCGCGCGACGACGCTCATCGACGCGGGGGTCGACGTGCTCGTCGCCGACACCGCGCACGGGCACGTCCGGATGCTCCTCGAGATGGTGCAGCGCCTCAAGAGCGACCCGGCGACCAAGCACGTCCAGGTCATCGGCGGCAACGTCGCGACGACGGAAGGCGCACAGGCCTTCGTCGACGCGGGCGTGGACGCGGTCAAGGTCGGTGTCGGGCCGGGCTCGATCTGCACCACCCGCATCGTCACCGGCGTCGGCGCCCCCCAGGTCACCGCGGTCTACGACGCGTCGCTGGCCTGCCGGCCCGCTGGTGTCCCGGTCATCGCCGACGGCGGCATGCAGCACAGCGGCGAGATCGCCAAGGCGATCGTCGCCGGCGCGGAGGCCGTCATGGTCGGCTCGCTGCTCGCCGGCTGCGAGGAGAGCCCGGGCGAGCTGATCTTCGTCAACGGCAAGCAGTTCAAGGCCTACCGCGGCATGGGCTCGCTCGGCGCGATGAGCAGCCGCGGCAAGAAGTCGTACTCCAAGGACCGCTACTTCCAGGCCGAGGTCGAGAGCGACGACCAGATCGTCCCCGAGGGTGTCGAGGGCCGGGTCGCCTACCGCGGCGCGCTCTCGGCCGTGACGCACCAGATGATGGGCGGCCTGCGGCAGTCGATGTTCTACGTCGGCGCGCGGACGATCCCCGAGCTCCAGGAGAAGGGCCGCTTCGTGCGGATCACCTCGGCCTCGCTCAAGGAGAGCCACCCGCACAACCTCCAGGGCATCGTCGAGGCGCCGAACTACTCCGTCGGCGGCTGA
- a CDS encoding RNA-binding S4 domain-containing protein, which translates to MSEPGEVYIKDESIRLGQLLKLAGLVEDGAMARELIQTGQVTVDGEVDTRRGGQIRTGQVVALQGQEIVVIQGEPEIDVPW; encoded by the coding sequence GTGAGCGAGCCAGGCGAGGTCTACATCAAGGACGAGTCCATCCGGCTCGGGCAGCTGCTCAAGCTCGCCGGGCTCGTCGAGGACGGCGCCATGGCGCGCGAGCTCATCCAGACCGGGCAGGTCACCGTGGACGGCGAGGTCGACACCCGCCGGGGCGGGCAGATCCGCACCGGGCAGGTCGTGGCCCTGCAGGGTCAGGAGATCGTCGTCATCCAGGGCGAGCCGGAGATCGACGTCCCCTGGTGA
- the groL gene encoding chaperonin GroEL (60 kDa chaperone family; promotes refolding of misfolded polypeptides especially under stressful conditions; forms two stacked rings of heptamers to form a barrel-shaped 14mer; ends can be capped by GroES; misfolded proteins enter the barrel where they are refolded when GroES binds), producing the protein MAKELEFNDSARDALQRGVDQLANAVKVTLGPKGRNVVINKAWGAPTITNDGVTIAREIELEDPYENLGAQLAKEVATKTNDVAGDGTTTATVLAQAMVKEGLRNVAAGAAPSGLKRGIDKAVEAVSARLLEVAREVQGKEEIAQVASLSAQDETIGGTIAEAFDKVGKDGVITVEESSTAETVLDFTEGMQFDKGYISPYFISDAERMEAVLEDAYVLINQGKISTVADILPVLEKVVQSGKPLLIIAEDIDGEALSTLVVNKIRGTFNVVAVKAPGFGDRRKAMLQDMAILTGGQVIAEEVGLKLDQAGLEDLGQARRIVITKDSTTIIDGQGESSEVEGRVGQIKSEIERTDSDWDREKLQERLAKLAGGVCVIKVGAHTEVELKEKKHRIEDAISATRAAIEEGIVAGGGSALTHAVSVIDDLSLEGDEATGAQIVKKAAVEPLRWIAENAGIQGYVAVSKVQELTPGNGLNAATGEYGDLVGAGVIDPVKVTRSALVNAASIASMVLTTDTLVVEKKEDEEPAAAGHGHHH; encoded by the coding sequence ATGGCCAAGGAACTGGAGTTCAACGACTCCGCCCGTGACGCCCTCCAGCGCGGCGTCGACCAGCTCGCCAACGCCGTCAAGGTGACGCTCGGCCCCAAGGGTCGCAACGTCGTCATCAACAAGGCGTGGGGCGCCCCAACGATCACCAACGACGGCGTGACCATCGCCCGCGAGATCGAGCTCGAGGACCCGTACGAGAACCTCGGCGCCCAGCTCGCCAAGGAGGTCGCGACCAAGACCAACGACGTCGCCGGTGACGGCACGACGACCGCGACCGTCCTCGCCCAGGCCATGGTCAAGGAGGGCCTGCGCAACGTCGCCGCGGGCGCCGCCCCGTCCGGCCTCAAGCGCGGCATCGACAAGGCCGTGGAGGCCGTCTCCGCCCGCCTGCTCGAGGTCGCCCGTGAGGTCCAGGGCAAGGAGGAGATCGCCCAGGTTGCCTCGCTCTCCGCGCAGGACGAGACCATCGGCGGCACCATCGCCGAGGCCTTCGACAAGGTCGGCAAGGACGGCGTCATCACCGTCGAGGAGTCCTCGACCGCCGAGACCGTGCTCGACTTCACCGAGGGCATGCAGTTCGACAAGGGCTACATCAGCCCGTACTTCATCTCCGACGCCGAGCGCATGGAGGCCGTCCTCGAGGACGCCTACGTCCTCATCAACCAGGGCAAGATCTCCACGGTCGCCGACATCCTGCCGGTGCTCGAGAAGGTCGTGCAGTCGGGCAAGCCGCTGCTCATCATCGCCGAGGACATCGACGGTGAGGCGCTCTCGACGCTCGTCGTCAACAAGATCCGCGGCACCTTCAACGTCGTGGCCGTCAAGGCCCCGGGCTTCGGGGACCGCCGCAAGGCGATGCTCCAGGACATGGCGATCCTCACCGGTGGCCAGGTCATCGCCGAGGAGGTCGGGCTCAAGCTCGACCAGGCCGGTCTCGAGGACCTCGGCCAGGCCCGTCGTATCGTCATCACCAAGGACAGCACGACGATCATCGACGGCCAGGGCGAGAGCTCCGAGGTCGAGGGCCGGGTCGGGCAGATCAAGTCCGAGATCGAGCGGACCGACTCGGACTGGGACCGCGAGAAGCTCCAGGAGCGCCTCGCCAAGCTCGCCGGCGGCGTCTGCGTCATCAAGGTCGGCGCGCACACCGAGGTCGAGCTCAAGGAGAAGAAGCACCGCATCGAGGACGCGATCTCCGCGACCCGCGCGGCCATCGAGGAGGGCATCGTCGCCGGTGGCGGCTCGGCCCTCACCCACGCGGTCTCCGTCATCGACGACCTCTCGCTCGAGGGCGACGAGGCGACCGGTGCGCAGATCGTCAAGAAGGCCGCCGTCGAGCCGCTCCGCTGGATCGCCGAGAACGCCGGCATCCAGGGTTACGTCGCGGTCTCCAAGGTCCAAGAGCTCACCCCCGGCAACGGCCTCAACGCCGCCACCGGTGAGTACGGCGACCTCGTCGGCGCCGGCGTCATCGACCCGGTCAAGGTGACCCGCTCCGCGCTCGTCAACGCCGCGTCGATCGCGTCGATGGTCCTCACCACCGACACCCTCGTCGTGGAGAAGAAGGAGGACGAGGAGCCCGCCGCGGCGGGCCACGGTCACCACCACTGA
- a CDS encoding antitoxin yields MAKFGKITVLATAAEAARQWAKNNPDKAQAYIDKAGAVVDRQTKGKYSTKITKASTKAKEAVAKGSSGGGSSVPPPAPQGGSGGGSAAPPPPPPAG; encoded by the coding sequence ATGGCAAAGTTTGGGAAGATCACGGTCCTCGCGACCGCCGCGGAGGCGGCCCGTCAGTGGGCGAAGAACAACCCGGACAAGGCCCAGGCCTACATCGACAAGGCCGGGGCTGTCGTCGACCGGCAGACCAAGGGCAAGTACTCGACGAAGATCACCAAGGCCTCGACGAAGGCCAAGGAGGCCGTGGCCAAGGGCTCCTCGGGTGGCGGCAGCTCCGTCCCGCCGCCCGCCCCGCAGGGGGGCAGCGGCGGAGGCAGTGCCGCGCCCCCGCCGCCTCCGCCCGCCGGCTGA
- the groES gene encoding co-chaperone GroES, producing MSVSLKPLEDRIIVKSLEAEQTTASGLVIPDTAKEKPQEGEVVAVGPGRFNEDGDERVPMDISVGDRVIYSKYGGTEVKHGGEEYLILSARDVLAIVG from the coding sequence CGAGGACCGCATCATCGTCAAGTCGCTCGAGGCCGAGCAGACCACGGCCTCCGGCCTGGTCATCCCGGACACCGCCAAGGAGAAGCCCCAGGAGGGCGAGGTCGTCGCTGTCGGCCCCGGCCGCTTCAACGAGGACGGCGACGAGCGCGTCCCGATGGACATCTCCGTCGGCGACCGCGTCATCTACTCCAAGTACGGCGGCACCGAGGTCAAGCACGGCGGCGAGGAGTACCTCATCCTCTCCGCGCGTGACGTCCTCGCCATCGTCGGCTGA